In Stanieria sp. NIES-3757, the DNA window AATTCCTGTCAAAGAAAAACTAGTAACTTCTCCTAAATCAATCGGACGATTAATGATATTGCTAATTTGTTTTTCTAAAAAAGGAGGTAACTTTTGTTTAACTAAAACTTGAGTTCCCCAATAACCTAAACCACCCAAAACTAAAGTAGAAAAACCAATAATTGTTATTTGGGAAGGATGCTTAATTTGTTCTAACAACCTCCGCCAAAAACCAGAAGGCTTAGGAGAAGGATCTGGGGGGCGATTTTGTAAAAAATTTGTCATTGTCTTAATGCTACAGACAAAGCTTAGATAATTTCAATCGGTACAATTAGTCAGCCACACAATATCATTATCCTTTTGGGAAAACTTCTTTCCTCCGACAGAAAATAATTAAATTGTTGCAATTAATTTAATTGAGGTTTTACTAGAGAGCAATTCTCAAAAAATTATTGAGCTTAATTTTCTATAAAAATACATTTAAGGCTTGGTTTTGGTGTACGGCGTGTGTCTAAACTAAAAAAGTGCTTACATCATATTTTTAGATTTTATTTCGCTCTGACGAGAGCTAAATTGATAACTAGCTATAGTATTTCAAGATAACCTATAAAAATAAATAAAGAACAAAAGTACACATTAGGGAGTTAAAAGTTAACTAATGCGAATGCTTCACACGATGCTACGAGTTGGCAATTTAGAAGAATCTTTAAAGTTTTATTGCGATGTTTTGGGGATGAAATTACTACGCCAAAAAGACTATCCAGGCGGTGAATTTACCCTTGCTTTTATTGGTTACGGTGACGAAGCTAATCATACTGTAATTGAGCTAACTCACAATTGGGGCGTTGAACAATACGAGCTAGGGAATGGCTATGGGCATATCGCCTTGGGGGTAGATGATATTTATGGCACTTGTGAAAAAATTAAAGCCCTTGGTGGCAGAATCACTAGAGAACCTGGTCCCATGAAACATGGTAGTACTGTAATTGCTTTTGTCGAAGATCCAGACGGCTACAAAATTGAATTAATTCAACTAGGAACACAAGGTTCGGCAAAAAAAGGGGAATTAGCTAGTCAAAAAGCATTGTAGCTATCTCGACATTTTGGGGAAAAGTATAATAAATTACAAAAATTTACCAGATGGGTGTGGCTCAAAACTGATTGGTTGATCGTCAAAATTACTCTTGCGGTTAATCGATGTAGGAAATATAAAATTTTATGAGTATCACAGCAATGGGAGAGCAAGCTTGAAAAAGATTGGAGGAATAAATATTTTCTAATGGCGATCGCATCGCGGGTAGCATGAAGCAAGAATCGGCATAGCTCTCGCGAATTTTTCGGCTACTAGAACAGAGATTTTTTACAATTGGGATAACTTCTTTGGGCTACTGAAGAGCAAATAGTAAGAAAATATGACTACTAAACCGCCATCAAAACCTCCTGCGTCAAATAATTCAACCAAATCTCAATTGAGTAAAATTTTGACTCAAGCGGTTCAAACTATTCAAGCCAAAGTTAATTTTAATGCTCTGGCTTTGAGATCGGGAACACAAGTACCTGAATTAAAGGTTAAAGATGCTAATTCTCAAGCAAGAAGCTATCCTTTACTTGGCGATCGCTATTCGATTGGACGTAGTTCTCGTTGCGATATTCAAGTTCGCAATCCTGTAGTTAGTCAAGTCCATTTTTCCTTAACCAGAAACAAGAAAAATCCTCGTTCTTTTTTAATCAAAGACGAAAAATCGACCAACGGTATTTATATCGGTAAAAGAAGAGTTGACAATTTTGCTCTTTATCATGGCGATCGCTTTACTTTAGGCCCACCAGAATTATCTGCTGCTGTTAGTCTTGAGTATTATAATCCCCCACCGTTATGGCTGAAGATTTTGCGCTACAGTCTTTATGGTACGGGGGGAATGGTAAGTTTATTAATTCTCTGGGTTGGGATTAAATGGGCAAAAACGCCTGTTTATCCTTTACCGAGAGAAGCTACTCGCCCTGTGGTTGTTTACGCTGATGATGGTAAAACTCCGATTAACCCAGTTGCCCAAAATACCCACCGCGAACTTCAAAATCTGGCTGACTTTTCCCCTTACTTATCTAAAGCGGTAATTGCCTCTGAAGATAGTAGATATTATTGGCATTTGGGAGTAGATCCCTATGGAATTGCTCGTGCGATCGCAGTAAATTTAACTTCTTCGGAATTAAAACAAGGGGCAAGTACAATTACTCAACAATTAGCCCGAAGTCTTTTCCCGGAAGTAGGTAGACAAAATACGGCAGGCAGAAAATTGCGGGAGATGCTAGTCGCTTTAAAACTAGAAGCAGTTTATAGCAAGAAAACAATTTTAAAAACCTATCTCAATCGGGTTTATCTCGGTGTTGGTAGCTACGGCTTTGAAGATGCTGCCCAATTTTACTTTGAAAAGTCGGCTGCCGATCTCAGTCTCTCAGAAGCAGCTACTCTAGTAGCAATTTTACCTGCCCCCAATCTCTACAACCCAGTCAAAGATTATGAAACTTCTGTTGCCCTACGTAATCGTGTGATTAATCGAATGGTGAAATTGGGCATGGTATCCGAAGCAGAAGCAGACAGGGCAAGGCGATCGCGAATTGAAGTTAGTCCTAATGCCCGTCAAACCCTTTCTAATACCACTGCACCCTATTTTTACGCTTATGTTCTCAAAGAACTACAAGCTCTTTTAGGGACAGAAGTAGCTAAAGAAGGAAATTACATCGTGGAAACGGGGTTAAACCCTCAAATCCAAACAGAAGCAGAGCAAGCTCTCAAATATTCAGTAACAGAAGATGGTTCACGCTATGGCTATTCTCAAGGGGCTATTGTCACTCTCGACAGTGAAACTGGGGAGATTATCGCCTTAGTTGGTGGGGTAGATTATAATCAAAGTCAATTTGACCGCGCTACTCAAGCTAAACGGCAACCAGGCTCGACTTTTAAAATTTTTGCCTATACTTCCGCGATTGAACAAGGAATCAATCCCAATACCGAATATTCCTGCGCCCCTGTAAGTTGGAAAGGACAAAAATATCGAGGTTGCGAACGTAGTAGCGGTAACATTAATATGTATCGTGGGTTAGAACAATCTGAAAACGCGATCGCTCTACGAGTTGCCCAAGATATAGGTTTAAATCGAGTGATTGAAATGGCACAACGTTTTGGGATTAACTCCTCCCTAACCGAATCACCAGGTTTAGTTTTGGGAGAAAGTGAAGTTAGTGTTTTAGAAATGACTGGTGTTTATGGGGCTTTTGCGAATGATGGAATTTGGCATCGTCCCCACGCGATTAATCGGATTCTTGATGGTAGTGATTGTGAGAATCCTAATGACTTGCAAACTTGTAGAGAAATTTACTCTTTTGGTAGCGACAGTCAAAATCGTCGTGAAGCTGTTTCGGAAGGTGTTGCTGATAGAATGACCTATATGCTTAAACAAGTAATTGCCGATGGTACAGGTAGAGCAGCCGATATTTCCCAAGGAGAAGCAGGTAAAACAGGTACAACTGATAATAATGTCGATTTATGGTTTATTGGCTATGTACCCAAAAAAGATCTAGTTACTGGGATTTGGTTGGGTAACGATGATAATTCAGCAACTAAAGGTAGCAGTTGGCAAGCTGCAACTTTGTGGGGTAACTATATGCGTAAAGCGCTCGACTATCGATAAAGAGCAGATTTAGTTTATTTTTCTTCAGTTTCGAGGCAGGGAGTAATTTCTAAATCATACACAATCGCATCAATGAGATTATGCAGCGCAAAAAAGAAAAATTGCTCATTCCCGTGTTCTAAAGCAGTTTTTAAATATTTTCTTCCTTGTTCTGGATTCATTAAAACTTTATATAAACTTTTTTTAGGGTAGTTAATCAAAGACACGATTGACCTCTTTACTTAACTTAAAAAAAAATCATGACTAATACTCACCTTGAACAATAAATAGTTGTACTATTTACAAAAAAAAAGCTGGATAGGTTAAAACTAAAAAAACATTTATTCAAAAGGTTAAATATCTCATTTATTCTGACCTTTATACCGAGATATTATGCTAAGTCTCTAACTTGACTCCTCTAAACTGGTTTTGAGAATTAAGCTTGCTTGTCAAAAAATTTTGAAAAATTAATTTTGGGCAGATTGCTTAGAGCTATGATCATTATTGCTTAAATTAATACCTGTCTAAATCATCTTCATTAACTTTTAATCAATCTGACACACTTTAGAAATATTTATAGAATATTTGTTAAGTCAATTAGCCCAAAAACTTCAAAATTATCAATTATTTTTCTTGATAAGTACAACTAAAAACTTGGCTACTCAATTCAATTAAATTAAGTAACTTGTGATACTTTAAACCTAAAATTTTGTTGTATGGCTCACAAAACAATTGTCTGGAAAAAATAACAATATGACGACAATAATTTTTTTTTGTTTTAAAATTTAGATTGCCGATCCAAGAATAATTATTGAAAAGTTATCTCTTGGTTCAATGTATTAAAATAGCAGCAAGTTTTAATCTTAGGAGTAAAACTAATGGCAGAACCTTTTAGATTTGCAGATGGACAACTAGCTTATAGCGTAGAAGATTTAGTTAAACTTTGTAAGCGATCGCCTGGAGAAGGGATTAACTATTTAATGCGAGCAGATTTTGAAAACTGGTTGGCGTATATAGGTAAAACCGATCTCGCCCAAATGACTCAAACAATCCGTCAAGAGCAACTAAGTGAAAGCGAAAAATTAGAACAGTTTGTAGCTAAATGTAAGCTAGCAGTCAAAAGTGAACCCAAGTCAATCAATTCAAATCAACCAGTCAAGTCAAATAATTTTATGAACAATTTGAGCAAATTCTTCCAGAAGTTAATTGCGCAAAAATTAACTAAATAATCAAAATTATTAGGAGAATTTAGCTTAATTTCATGGCGAACTACAGTTCGCTTTGACCAAAAATTATGACCGATTAATAACTACTATATTCGGATGATGACTTTAGATGAAATACTTAAATGTTTGCTACGGTTAGGAATTATTTTTTAGCTTTTAGCTCTTAGCTATTAGCTAAACTTTTAAACCAAACCAAACTATTTGTAGCATTCTTTTTTCTATTTCATATTAAATTTCTCCCCTTCTCCTTATCTGGGAGTCTCCCTATCATCCATAACATTTAACTGTTGAAACTAACCCGATATTATTTACTTCTAGTTCGGAACTTTCCCCCAAATTAACTCGCCATTGTTATATAAACCAATTTGAGTTGCTTTCACTGTTCGACCAAAATTATACTTTAATCCTTTAATTGACCAATCATTATTATCATTCCATCGATTATTACTGGTAATACGAAAGCTGAGAGATTTTTTATAGCGATCGCTACCACCAGGGTAAATTGCTTTTCCTTGACAATTAATTTCTACATAATAAAGTTGGCCTGATACCCGAACAGGTTGATTGGGAAAATTAGAACATTCACCTTCAGTCTCAACCACAGAGATATCTTGAATATCGTAAGAATCAAGAGTAAAAAAGAAACGAATTGCAGGGTTATCTAAGACTTGGGCAGGAGAAGCCGACTTATTCACTATATCTGCTTGAATTTCCAGAAAATTTGCCCCACTTTGTTTAATTTTTGCTTCTACATAAATTGATTCTTCTGAATCAGTGGCAATTGGTATTTCTGCTAAGGGTTCACCACCAAATTCCCAATACATTCTCGCCAATGCTCCTGCTATGCCCCAATTGTAGCCAATCCCGACTTCATTATTTTCCCAGTTATTGCGATCGTCTTGCCATTGGTCATTTTCATCAGGTCCTCCGACTAAAGCACCAACAAGTAAATTACGATTTTCGCTCGGATTATTACTATCATTTAACCAACTGCCGTGAGAAGTACGATGATGGGGATTTTTGGGATAATTTCTGCCAAAACCAATAATATAACTACGATTACTAGGATTATTACCTAAAATATAATTTACCTGACTCACCCCAAAATCAAAATAACGGTTAGCTTTTTCCCGTTCTCCTTGATGACGCAACCAATCACTGTAGATAAAACCAATAAAAGCAGTATTTGCTGCATAGTTCAAAGAACCCCATTGATTTAAAAAAGCTAAACCTCCTGGAGTGTAAGTGATTTTTTCACCCTGATACCCAATTGTCCAATAATCCAACCAAGCTTCGACACGCTGACGGTATTCTAAGTCTCCAGTTTCTTGAGCCAGTAAAATATATGCACCATAAGATTTATCATCAGTAATATGGGTATAGTTATAGGGTTTGGACATGGATTGATATTCCGCGATCGCTTCGCTTAAATACTCTCCGTTATAACCCCAATTTTGTGCGCTTTTAGCTTTATGTAACCAGATTGCTCCCCAGACTATTTCATCTTGATAACCACTAAAAGATTTATAAAATGGCACTGCTGCGGTGATGCAATCAGAATATTTACCTCGATATTGATCGGCAAAATCATACAATCTTTCTGCTTTCTGTACTAACAAATCTGCATAGGCAGTATCTCCATTTTTACGGAAGAAAATTGAAGCTGCTGATAAAGCTGCCGATGTCTCTCCTGCTAATTCTGAACCAGGACAACTTGTATCAATTTTAGATGCAGGTCTTGCCATCTGATAACTAACTGCTTCTGCCGGCCCCCACCATTGATGATCTTGATTACCATCGCCAACTTGTCCATACAAAACATATTGTCCAGGTTGGTCATTAACAAAAGCTTTTAAAAAATAATCAGTTACCCATTTGAGGTTGCGAGAGAGATAAATTAATTGACCTGATTTTTGATAAGCATCATAATACTCAATGCCACCCCAAGCTAAATTAGTAGCACTAGCAGCCATAGGGAAGCCAAACTTGACATGATCCCCTGCATCAAACCAACCTCCAGTCAAATCGACACCTACATCTGCACCATCAGTTAAGGTTGCATCACCACGCCAAGGAACCCGATTCCATGCTGGTAGTTTACCTGCTTGTTGTGCTTCAAAAAAAAGAATCGTTTTTTGTAAAGCCTCACCATAGTTATATTTGCTTTGAGTGCCTAAACAGGGAAACACTAATAAAAATGCCAGGGTAATCGGTGCGATCGCAATCCAACTTCCCAGTTTAAATATTTTTTTTATTAACATTTTTAACTAACAACTTTATTTAGTTTGATTAAAAATTTCTCTCCATTTAAGTCAAAGTTTACCTTTAACCATGCCAGCGTTGCATTTGATTATTTTCTTGCAAAAACTGTTTAATTGCATCTAAATAAATTTGACGATATTCTGCATAAGTATATTGGTCGACTCGAATCCCAAAACTGTTTGATTTACCTTCCATAATTTTAGCCATTTCATCATTAATTTTGACCGAATAATGACTACCATCAAAGCTATTTTTGACATTTTTAGTAACTGCCGAAGGAATCGAAAAATCATACATCACACCGTACTCTTGTGCCAGTTGATAAAACACTGGTAATTCACATTCCTTAGTTAATTTGCGACCATAGGTATCGTTAACAATACTCCAAGCAGAACGAGGAGGAACAAAACCAATAAACTCAGCATTAGGAAAAAAGGTTTTTAAATCAGCAAATAA includes these proteins:
- a CDS encoding lactoylglutathione lyase; this translates as MRMLHTMLRVGNLEESLKFYCDVLGMKLLRQKDYPGGEFTLAFIGYGDEANHTVIELTHNWGVEQYELGNGYGHIALGVDDIYGTCEKIKALGGRITREPGPMKHGSTVIAFVEDPDGYKIELIQLGTQGSAKKGELASQKAL
- a CDS encoding FHA modulated glycosyl transferase/transpeptidase, which produces MTTKPPSKPPASNNSTKSQLSKILTQAVQTIQAKVNFNALALRSGTQVPELKVKDANSQARSYPLLGDRYSIGRSSRCDIQVRNPVVSQVHFSLTRNKKNPRSFLIKDEKSTNGIYIGKRRVDNFALYHGDRFTLGPPELSAAVSLEYYNPPPLWLKILRYSLYGTGGMVSLLILWVGIKWAKTPVYPLPREATRPVVVYADDGKTPINPVAQNTHRELQNLADFSPYLSKAVIASEDSRYYWHLGVDPYGIARAIAVNLTSSELKQGASTITQQLARSLFPEVGRQNTAGRKLREMLVALKLEAVYSKKTILKTYLNRVYLGVGSYGFEDAAQFYFEKSAADLSLSEAATLVAILPAPNLYNPVKDYETSVALRNRVINRMVKLGMVSEAEADRARRSRIEVSPNARQTLSNTTAPYFYAYVLKELQALLGTEVAKEGNYIVETGLNPQIQTEAEQALKYSVTEDGSRYGYSQGAIVTLDSETGEIIALVGGVDYNQSQFDRATQAKRQPGSTFKIFAYTSAIEQGINPNTEYSCAPVSWKGQKYRGCERSSGNINMYRGLEQSENAIALRVAQDIGLNRVIEMAQRFGINSSLTESPGLVLGESEVSVLEMTGVYGAFANDGIWHRPHAINRILDGSDCENPNDLQTCREIYSFGSDSQNRREAVSEGVADRMTYMLKQVIADGTGRAADISQGEAGKTGTTDNNVDLWFIGYVPKKDLVTGIWLGNDDNSATKGSSWQAATLWGNYMRKALDYR
- a CDS encoding putative endoglucanase, translated to MLIKKIFKLGSWIAIAPITLAFLLVFPCLGTQSKYNYGEALQKTILFFEAQQAGKLPAWNRVPWRGDATLTDGADVGVDLTGGWFDAGDHVKFGFPMAASATNLAWGGIEYYDAYQKSGQLIYLSRNLKWVTDYFLKAFVNDQPGQYVLYGQVGDGNQDHQWWGPAEAVSYQMARPASKIDTSCPGSELAGETSAALSAASIFFRKNGDTAYADLLVQKAERLYDFADQYRGKYSDCITAAVPFYKSFSGYQDEIVWGAIWLHKAKSAQNWGYNGEYLSEAIAEYQSMSKPYNYTHITDDKSYGAYILLAQETGDLEYRQRVEAWLDYWTIGYQGEKITYTPGGLAFLNQWGSLNYAANTAFIGFIYSDWLRHQGEREKANRYFDFGVSQVNYILGNNPSNRSYIIGFGRNYPKNPHHRTSHGSWLNDSNNPSENRNLLVGALVGGPDENDQWQDDRNNWENNEVGIGYNWGIAGALARMYWEFGGEPLAEIPIATDSEESIYVEAKIKQSGANFLEIQADIVNKSASPAQVLDNPAIRFFFTLDSYDIQDISVVETEGECSNFPNQPVRVSGQLYYVEINCQGKAIYPGGSDRYKKSLSFRITSNNRWNDNNDWSIKGLKYNFGRTVKATQIGLYNNGELIWGKVPN